Genomic window (Nitrospirota bacterium):
TCACAGGCGGTGGCTCTCAAGATTTCATCAGCCTTGCGGCAGCAATATGCGCAAGATACTCTGACGCAAAACATCTTCCGTCTGTTGCGGTAAGCGTGTATTCATCCGCCTCGGGCGGTGGTGAAAGATTCATTTTAAAAGTAAGTCCTGCAACGGAAGAAGTGATAGAGAGATACAGAGTACAGCTGCCTGAAAAGAAAAAAGCTGTGTTACCGGCTTAGAGCCTTACAACAACTCCCTTTTCTTTCAGATATTCCTTTGCCTCTTTGATTGTGTATTCCCTGTAGTGAAATATGGATGCAGCCAATACAGCATCAGCCTTGCCAAGCACAAGCCCTTCATAGAGATGCTCTAAATTGCCTGCGCCGCCTGAGGCGATAACAGGAATTGATACAGCCTCTGATATCGTTTTTGTAAGTTCAATGTCGTATCCGTCCTTTGTGCCGTCCCTGTTCATGCTCGTAAGAAGAATCTCGCCTGCGCCTAATTCCTCCATCTTCTTAGCCCATTGCACGGCATCAATCCTTTTCATCTTTCTTCCGCCGTGTGTAGATATCGCCCATGTCAATCCTTCATTTAAATCTCCGAGCAAGACTCTTCTCAAGGATTTATCATTAAACCATTTCTCTTCTTCTGTAAATGTCATCTCTTTTGTAACTCGCTTCGCGTCAATTGCAACTACGATGCACTGACTTCCGAATTTCTCTGCTGCGCGGCTTACAAAATCAGGATCTCTTACAGCAGATGTATTCACAGAAACCTTATCGCAGCCTGATTTCAGAAGCTGTCTTATATCATCAAGAGCGCCGATTCCTCCGCCGACTGTAAGCGGCATAAATACATCATTTGCAGTCCTTTCAACAACGTCAAGGATAATATTTCTCTTCTCATGTGATGCTGTTATATCAAGGAATACGAGTTCATCAGCGCCCTGCTCATCATAAAAGATCGCATTATCAACGGGGTCTCCGGCGTCCCTGAGATTGACAAAGCTTACGCCTTTTACAACTCTTCCGTCTTTAACATCAAGGCACGGGATTATGCGTTTTGCAAGCATCAGTTTTTATCCTTTCTCGCATTGTCTGTCACCCTGAACTTGTTTCAGGGTCTTACAACTATCTATTCCTTAGATGCTGAAATAAGCCTGCCCTGAAGATTCTGAACTTGGTTCAGAATCTTCAGGGTTCAGCATGACACAATAGTTACAACTTACTAATGTATTCTAATAATTCTCTCTCCTTCGTCCGCATCTTCCTTTCAGCGTATTTGCTCCTTTCATGGTCATATCCTATAAGGTGAAGAACTCCATGAACAAGAAGCCATCTTAACTCCTCATTGAATGACAGCCCATGCTCAGGCGCCTGTCTTTTGGCCGCCTGAAGGTTTATAACGATATCACCAAGCATAAAGTTGAAAGTTGAAAGTTGAAAGTTGAAAGTTGCTGAACGCTGAACGCTGAACGCTGAACGCTCTTGCTGCGGGAATGAAAGCACATCCGTAGTCCTGTCAATGCCGCGGTATTTATGGTTCAATTCTTTCATCCTGCCGTCATTAACAAAAAGTATGCTGAGTTCTGCATCTTTCAGTCCGAGAAGCCGGAGCAATGCCGCTGAATCACGCTTTATCTTTGTCAGTTTTTGCTGGTTTTTTATTAGAACCTTCATTAATCTGCCTTTGCGCTTCCTGAGATTTTGAAGAGCCGCCGTTGAAATTGAACCCCGGATAATCTATTCTCTTGTGCAGGATTCCCGTGAGTATGTATGAGAAGTGTTTCTTTATCTCTGATATGTCTTTCAATGTGAGTTCGCATTCGTCAAGTTGTCCTTCAAGGAATATATGGTTTATTATCTTGTCAACGAGAGCGGCAACTCTTGCAGGCGTAGGGTCGTTTAAAACCTTTGACGCAGCCTCAACAGCATCTGCCATCATAACGAGCGCAGCTACGCGTGTCTGAGGCTTGTGCCCCGGATATTTATATTCTTCTTCAGAAGGCTCGTTCTCATCTCTCTGGCCTTTTGCCTTCTGGTAAAAAAAAGTCATCAGGCTTGTGCCGTGATGCTGTTCTATTATATCTATAATCGGCTGCGGGAGCTTATGCTGCTTTGCAAGTTCTACGCCTTCTTTTACGTGCGAAGATATTATCATGGCGCTCATGTGGGGAGTGAGATTCTCATGCTTGCTCAGAGAATTGCTCTGATTTTCAACAAAATATTCCGGCATCTTGATCTTGCCTATGTCGTGGTAATATGAGCTTACCCTTGCAAGCAGGGGATTAACGCCTACCGCCTCTGCCGCGGACTCAACGAGATTGCCGACTATAACGCTGTGGTGATACGTCCCGGGAGCAGTTATCATGAGATTTTTCATGAGCGGCTGTTCCATATCAAGGAGTTCAAGCAAACTTATATCGGTTGTGACTTTAAACGTGTATTCAAGAAGGGGCAGCATTACAGAGACAACTGCCGTGACGCTTATCCCTGAGGACAGCGCAAACATTACTGCAGGGAATGCCTTAACAGAAAAGAACTCTCCTGTAAAAAGCAGCAGGATGCTTGCAGTGGCCCCGCTTATCACTCCAACATAAAAACCGCCCATCAAGAGCGCTGACCGCCTTTTACATCTTATAACGCTGAATGCGGCAGTAAGGCTTCCTACAAAGGCATATACCGGAAAAATTGCGCTGTTGAGCCACAGCCCGCTTAAGAGGCTCACGACAAAGGAAAATACTATTGCGGTGTGAAAATCAAATAAAAGAGTGACGAGCATTGCGCCTGCTGCTATGGGGATGCCGAACAATGTGATTTCTATTGGCGCCAGGCCGATTCCTCGTGCAAGGTTTACCAGTATATACTCAAAAAATCTTCCGAGAAGAAGTGTGCTGACAATCATAAAGCCGAGAAGGACGAGCATGTTGTAGTTTTTAAAATAAGCAGGTTTATACCGCGTAATATCCCTGTACAGAATGGCTAAAAGAAGGCAGGCGGTGAGCAGTCCTCCTACAAAACGTTCAGCGCTGGCTCTCTCCTGTATTGCGATGGCAGATAAGAATCCAAATACAATCAGCAGCAAATATTTTTTTACGTCAATCTTTCTGCTAATTTTCTGTGTTCCGTTTTTCATATCTTTCATACGCCTTTACTATTTCCTGAACGAGCTTATGCCTTACGACATCTTTCTCGGAAAAATATATAACTTTTATGCCCTCTATGTCATTCAGTATTTTTTCAGCCTCTATAAGCCCTGAAAGTTTTCCTGACGGCAGGTCAATCTGTGTGATGTCTCCTGTAATTACGGTCTTTGAGTTAAACCCCAGCCTTGTAAGGTACATCTTCATCTGCTCTGATGTTGTATTCTGCGCCTCATCAAGGATTATAAAGGAATCATTCAATGTGCGCCCTCTCATAAAAGCTAACGGCGCAATCTCTATGATACCACGCTCAATAAATTTACTTGCCTTTTCCGCCTCTATCATATCAAAAAGGGCGTCATAAAGGGGCCTCAGATAAGGGTTAACCTTTTCGTACATATCGCCGGGCAGAAAGCCGAGTTTCTCTCCGGCTTCCACGGCAGGCCGCGCAAGAACTATCCTGCTCACCTGTTTTTTCAGAAGGGCGTTTATTGCCATTGCCATTGCAAGGTAGGTCTTGCCTGTGCCTGCAGGCCCTATCCCTATAACAATATCATAATTACGCATCGCCTCAATATACTGTCCCTGAACCTCGGTTTTCGGTATGATAAATCTCTTTTTTGAGGACACAGGTATATTGTTCAGGAATAAATCTTTGAGGGATGTTTTATGTCCGGCTGCCGCTGATCTTATTGCGTAACTGATGTCTTCAGGCTTAAGCAGATAACCATCCGCACTGATGGAGCGCATCTCGTTTATGAGCTTTTCAGCTTTTGCAGCAGGCCCGGGTTCTCCCTGAATAAATATCTTGTTCCCCCTGAAGCTTGCGGTTATATTGAAAGCCTCTTCTATAAGTTTGAGGTTTTTATCAAATCCGCTGTAAAGGAAGGTTAATTCCTTTACGCTGTCAAGTTCTATCTCTATGGTTACCGTATATTCTCCTTTTTGGCGGCGCCGGGCTGGGATGAATTTTTAACCCCGCGAGCCTCTTCGTTTTTCAAAGTTACAAAAGCCTTCAGCCCTTCATTTTTCAGTTTGAGCGCAAGCGCTGCTGCTTCTTCCCTGGCAGCAAATTCTCCTGTCCTTACCTTGTATAGCTTCGGGTTTTTGGATTTAGCATATTTCTTTATGTAGGCCTTGTACCCTTTAGCTTCAAGTTTGTGTTTGAGCGCTTCCGCTTCCTTCAAGTTTTTGAATGCGCCGGCCTGAACAGTGTATTTTATATCATACTGATGAGAGTTATCAGCTTCAACCTTGGGTTCGGCAGGCTCTTTTTGAACAACAGGCTGAACAGGCAGAGGCGATAAGGCTTGTTTCGGAGGCGCCTTTTCCGCTTTGATTTGCGGCTGAGATGCTCCGCCAGATGCAGCTGTAATCTGAGGCGCATTGCCCTGAGCGGGCTGTTCCTGAACCTGAGGGATTGCCTCAAGTTTCGGAGCTGCGATTATCTGATATTCAGGCTGTTTTCCTTTTTCTCCTGCCCCGCCTACAAAATAACCGAGGCTGAAGCTAAGCGCAGAGGTAACTGCAATAATAGCTATGATGAATTTCCTGTCCGGCAAGGCCGTTTTCTGTTTTACTTTAAGGCCGCTGTGTCTCATTTCACAGGATAAGCATAGCATCACCGTAGGAGAAAAATCTATATTTTTGACTCACAGCAATGCTGTATGCGCCGCTCAGTTTTTCAGCGCCGCAGAAAGCAGAGGCCAGCATAAGCGGTGTTGAGCGCGGAAGGTGAAAATTAGTGATAAGCGAATCAACAGCCTTGAATTCAAAGCCTGGATATATAAAGATATTTGTATAACCGCAGATTGGCTGAGCAGGTGAATGAGCGAATGAGTGAATGGGTGAATATTTGCCGCTCAAATATCCCTCAATCGCCCTTGTTGTTGTAGTTCCCACAGAAAAGACTCTTTTGCCTGAGGCTTTTGTTTTTTGTATCTCTTCAATAATCTCTTTTCCTATCTCAAAATATTCTGCATCCATAGAATGTTCGCTTAAATTCTCTGTTTTTATAAGTTTGAAGGTCCCTATCCCTACATGAAGTGTCAGGCGCCTGACCTTCACGCCTTTGTCCTTTATCGTGCCTATCAGTTCTCCTGTAAAGTGCAATCCGGCGGTCGGGGCTGCGATGGAACCCTCTTTTTCCGCATATACTGTCTGATACCATTCTCTGTCAGCGGGCTCCGGCTTGCGCTTTATATACGGCGGCAAAGGCATATCTCCGTATCTCCACAAGTTTTCCATTAAATCTCCCGAATATGAAAAAAGTGCAGTCTGGTTTTCTATGTTTGCTGAGAACCCTTCTGCTATTGATATTCCCCCTCTGTATTTCCCTCTTGATAGTATTTCCCACTTGTCAATGCCGATTTCTTTTACCAGCAGAAATTCAAATCTTCCTCCTGTTGGTTTTATCCCTGCAAGTCTTGCCGGAAAAACTTTGGTGTTATTAAGTAAAAGCAGGTCGCCTTCATTAAGATATGCAGGAAGATTACTGAAAGTTCTGTGCTCTATCTCTCCGTTTTTGTGAAGCACTAAAAGTTTTGAGAGGTCTCTTTTGTCAGAAGGTTTTTTTGCTATCAGTCCTTCCGGCAGGTGAAAATAAAAATCAGCGGCCTTCATATAATTGGATTTCTGTTCCGGGATAAAAGAAAGAAAGGATTTCCTTGTAGTTTTTTCCCTTCTTTGCCATTTCAAGCGCGCTCCACTGGCAGAGGCCTACTCCATGACCGTAGCCTTTCCCCTCAAAGATTATGGAATCGTTTAGTTTTGTCATGGTGAAATTGGTGCTCGGCAGCCTTTGCCATCCGAGTTGTTTTCTTAAGTCGTTGGATTTGATTGTGCGCTCTCCTGATTCGGATGTTACAGTCAGCTCTTTTACTCTTCCGGTTGAGGTATAAGACTTGACAGCCATATCTTTAAAGGCGGAGATATTTAATGATTTTTCTATCTCTGACAATGGAATTTTTCTTTCCCATATCCAGTACGGCGAGGCTTCACAGCTTGATTCCACTGATTTAATATAAGGGTAGCTTTTACCAAACACTTCTTCGGGAAGCTCTGTCTTGCCGCCGCATGTGGAATGGTACAACGCCTCTATCGGTTTTCCGTTGAACGTGAGTATCTCGCCTGATGTTTTTTCTACGGCATGAGCTGCCATGACATCAGAGGCGCTCCCCTTGTACACCTGATGAAGAACAGAGGATGTTAAATGATAACGGAGGTTCCCGTTCATGTTTTTTTGATATACAGCATACGTCCTTGAAATAACTGCCTGCGCCTTGAGCGCTTCCATTTCCCAGTTTGTCC
Coding sequences:
- the hisF gene encoding imidazole glycerol phosphate synthase subunit HisF, producing the protein MLAKRIIPCLDVKDGRVVKGVSFVNLRDAGDPVDNAIFYDEQGADELVFLDITASHEKRNIILDVVERTANDVFMPLTVGGGIGALDDIRQLLKSGCDKVSVNTSAVRDPDFVSRAAEKFGSQCIVVAIDAKRVTKEMTFTEEEKWFNDKSLRRVLLGDLNEGLTWAISTHGGRKMKRIDAVQWAKKMEELGAGEILLTSMNRDGTKDGYDIELTKTISEAVSIPVIASGGAGNLEHLYEGLVLGKADAVLAASIFHYREYTIKEAKEYLKEKGVVVRL
- the ybeY gene encoding rRNA maturation RNase YbeY — translated: MKVLIKNQQKLTKIKRDSAALLRLLGLKDAELSILFVNDGRMKELNHKYRGIDRTTDVLSFPQQERSAFSVQRSATFNFQLSTFNFMLGDIVINLQAAKRQAPEHGLSFNEELRWLLVHGVLHLIGYDHERSKYAERKMRTKERELLEYISKL
- a CDS encoding HDIG domain-containing protein; its protein translation is MKDMKNGTQKISRKIDVKKYLLLIVFGFLSAIAIQERASAERFVGGLLTACLLLAILYRDITRYKPAYFKNYNMLVLLGFMIVSTLLLGRFFEYILVNLARGIGLAPIEITLFGIPIAAGAMLVTLLFDFHTAIVFSFVVSLLSGLWLNSAIFPVYAFVGSLTAAFSVIRCKRRSALLMGGFYVGVISGATASILLLFTGEFFSVKAFPAVMFALSSGISVTAVVSVMLPLLEYTFKVTTDISLLELLDMEQPLMKNLMITAPGTYHHSVIVGNLVESAAEAVGVNPLLARVSSYYHDIGKIKMPEYFVENQSNSLSKHENLTPHMSAMIISSHVKEGVELAKQHKLPQPIIDIIEQHHGTSLMTFFYQKAKGQRDENEPSEEEYKYPGHKPQTRVAALVMMADAVEAASKVLNDPTPARVAALVDKIINHIFLEGQLDECELTLKDISEIKKHFSYILTGILHKRIDYPGFNFNGGSSKSQEAQRQINEGSNKKPAKTDKDKA
- a CDS encoding PhoH family protein, translating into MEIELDSVKELTFLYSGFDKNLKLIEEAFNITASFRGNKIFIQGEPGPAAKAEKLINEMRSISADGYLLKPEDISYAIRSAAAGHKTSLKDLFLNNIPVSSKKRFIIPKTEVQGQYIEAMRNYDIVIGIGPAGTGKTYLAMAMAINALLKKQVSRIVLARPAVEAGEKLGFLPGDMYEKVNPYLRPLYDALFDMIEAEKASKFIERGIIEIAPLAFMRGRTLNDSFIILDEAQNTTSEQMKMYLTRLGFNSKTVITGDITQIDLPSGKLSGLIEAEKILNDIEGIKVIYFSEKDVVRHKLVQEIVKAYERYEKRNTEN
- a CDS encoding SPOR domain-containing protein; this encodes MRHSGLKVKQKTALPDRKFIIAIIAVTSALSFSLGYFVGGAGEKGKQPEYQIIAAPKLEAIPQVQEQPAQGNAPQITAASGGASQPQIKAEKAPPKQALSPLPVQPVVQKEPAEPKVEADNSHQYDIKYTVQAGAFKNLKEAEALKHKLEAKGYKAYIKKYAKSKNPKLYKVRTGEFAAREEAAALALKLKNEGLKAFVTLKNEEARGVKNSSQPGAAKKENIR
- the queA gene encoding tRNA preQ1(34) S-adenosylmethionine ribosyltransferase-isomerase QueA, coding for MKAADFYFHLPEGLIAKKPSDKRDLSKLLVLHKNGEIEHRTFSNLPAYLNEGDLLLLNNTKVFPARLAGIKPTGGRFEFLLVKEIGIDKWEILSRGKYRGGISIAEGFSANIENQTALFSYSGDLMENLWRYGDMPLPPYIKRKPEPADREWYQTVYAEKEGSIAAPTAGLHFTGELIGTIKDKGVKVRRLTLHVGIGTFKLIKTENLSEHSMDAEYFEIGKEIIEEIQKTKASGKRVFSVGTTTTRAIEGYLSGKYSPIHSFAHSPAQPICGYTNIFIYPGFEFKAVDSLITNFHLPRSTPLMLASAFCGAEKLSGAYSIAVSQKYRFFSYGDAMLIL
- a CDS encoding SpoIID/LytB domain-containing protein; this encodes MRSEKHKIKFIFLCFSLLASYFLLLTPLSFADTIRVLIVDEDSPRIPAKNEPLERISEKIKGDFLVSGVHYTGEIEVWKGKNGLYVVNELPFEEYVKSVVTAEAGTNWEMEALKAQAVISRTYAVYQKNMNGNLRYHLTSSVLHQVYKGSASDVMAAHAVEKTSGEILTFNGKPIEALYHSTCGGKTELPEEVFGKSYPYIKSVESSCEASPYWIWERKIPLSEIEKSLNISAFKDMAVKSYTSTGRVKELTVTSESGERTIKSNDLRKQLGWQRLPSTNFTMTKLNDSIIFEGKGYGHGVGLCQWSALEMAKKGKNYKEILSFFYPGTEIQLYEGR